In Carya illinoinensis cultivar Pawnee chromosome 9, C.illinoinensisPawnee_v1, whole genome shotgun sequence, the following are encoded in one genomic region:
- the LOC122277287 gene encoding low-temperature-induced cysteine proteinase-like, with protein sequence MGSQKIQLAIICFIWASLTCLCFSLPSEYSILGHDQENFPSEERVVELFQRWRQKHRRVYKHAEEVEKRFENFRMNLEYIVEKNTRSRRSPKAHRLGLNRFADMSNEEFREVYMSKVKRPFTEKSNTLISSKRQRKLRSCDDAPSSLDWRSKGIVTGVKDQGSCGSCWSFSSTGAIEGINALVTGDLVSLSEQELVDCDTTNEGCDGGYMDYAFEWVISNGGIDTEADYPYTGVDGTCNTTKEETKVVTIDGYEDVSESDSALLCATVQQPISVGIDGSAMDFQLYTSGIYDGDCSSDPDDIDHAVLVVGYGSEDGEDYWIVKNSWGTDWGMEGYIYIRRDTNLTYGVCAINAMASYPTKESSSSSPPPPPTPVTPPPPPPPVTPPPPPSPSPSECGDSSYCPSDETCCCIYEVYGSCQIYGCCPYENAVCCTGTEYCCPSGYPICDIQEGLCLKNYGDYLGVDARRRKMTKHKFPWSKLEQKEKGYQPLEWKRNRLSALHREREQI encoded by the exons ATGGGTTCCCAGAAAATTCAATTGGCTATTATTTGCTTTATCTGGGCTTCACTAACGTGCCTCTGTTTCAGCCTCCCAAGCGAGTACTCCATACTGGGTCATGACCAGGAGAACTTCCCTTCTGAGGAAAGAGTCGTAGAGCTCTTCCAACGATGGAGGCAGAAGCACAGAAGGGTGTACAAGCACGCAGAGGAGGTGGAGAAAAGGTTCGAGAATTTCCGCATGAATTTGGAGTACATAGTAGAAAAGAATACAAGGAGCAGAAGGTCTCCCAAAGCGCATCGCTTGGGGTTGAACAGGTTTGCCGATATGAGCAATGAGGAATTCAGGGAGGTTTATATGTCTAAGGTCAAAAGGCCCTTCACCGAGAAGAGCAACACTCTCATAAGCAGCAAGAGGCAGCGAAAGTTGCGATCTTGTGACGATGCTCCTTCGTCCTTGGATTGGAGGAGCAAGGGGATTGTGACTGGCGTTAAGGACCAAGGCTCTTGTG GAAGTTGTTGGTCATTCTCTTCAACTGGTGCTATAGAAGGAATAAACGCCTTAGTCACTGGTGACCTTGTTAGCCTTTCGGAACAAGAACTTGTGGATTGTGATACAACCAACGAGGGATGTGATGGAGGCTATATGGACTATGCTTTTGAATGGGTAATAAGCAATGGTGGGATTGATACAGAAGCTGATTATCCCTACACAGGTGTGGATGGTACTTGCAACACTACTAAG GAGGAAACCAAAGTCGTAACCATTGATGGCTATGAAGATGTGTCAGAATCAGACAGTGCTCTCTTGTGTGCTACTGTTCAGCAGCCCATTAGTGTGGGTATAGATGGCTCCGCTATGGACTTTCAACTATACACAAGT GGTATCTACGATGGTGATTGTTCAAGTGATCCTGATGACATCGACCATGCAGTTTTGGTAGTGGGCTATGGTTCTGAAGATGGTGAAGACTATTGGATAGTGAAGAACTCATGGGGAACAGACTGGGGTATGGAgggatacatatatataagaaggGACACTAATTTAACATATGGAGTCTGTGCGATTAATGCCATGGCTTCCTATCCAACCAAGGAATCTTCCTCAAGTTCTCCGCCACCACCACCTACACCCGTGacacccccacccccaccaccacctgtgacaccaccaccacctccttCTCCTTCACCAAGTGAATGTGGAGATTCCTCCTATTGTCCAAGTGATGAGACGTGCTGCTGTATATATGAAGTCTATGGTTCTTGCCAGATCTATGGTTgctgtccatatgaaaatgctGTTTGCTGTACCGGAACTGAGTACTGCTGCCCAAGTGGTTACCCCATTTGTGATATCCAAGAAGGGCTCTGTCTCAAG AACTATGGAGATTACTTGGGAGTAGATGCTAGGAGGCGGAAGATGACCAAACACAAGTTCCCATGGTCTAAATTAGAACAAAAGGAGAAGGGATACCAACCTCTCGAGTGGAAGAGAAATCGGTTAAGTGCATTACACCGAGAGAGGGAGCAAATTTAG
- the LOC122276710 gene encoding uncharacterized protein LOC122276710: MGERKLNFNAPLLSVRRFASPSASEDRRNRKIIENPLPNRQLTLPFYRSEFDLEQVTEPVAVPFRWERIPGRAKDSSGPGPQPPEEASVTPRLPPARFINAIKTPLEKECYNADRLRCQVEPNSLNDKECSKEGINEKGDLDLEDDDDVYSDAQDTLSPTDSFSMNYSASGLSGSDGPDVKPSGTFSTDPQTRDFMLSRFLPAARAMALEPPQYSSRKQGAPLEQPRKVERVVSEDRRLLLYQNQSDIIPLSGQNKEEEQSEDEDNEFDDPGYNSAKGCGLFPRLCFKNSLSLLSPVPGMKLRTLTPVRSTRDVVRPGKMAQSHSQTSQKHAWNAVDKSKSDCGVQSVELHKVDKKHISESSRLTRSGELQTTGRLSPDTRSWGAGVSPYSQTAQKHAWNAVDKSKSDCGVQSAELHKVDKKHISESRRLTRSGELQTTGRLSPYTRSWGAGVSPYRNKAPQSPFRGSVSFLGMPKEVENVKANRFSQHTGGSNKNKQELGSMNPAVEKTLHVDTVNNAEKSCSNSSSSVTQGWIHPAGEYLDISPERRGLQETTIAESGYQDIQCLNIANEGSILDPLVSIDADKSYVSKISHPKGQEVTIEDSGLNEGFHRRSSLECSKLTTEGNLNISSDKIHKTDETGTADASFERPPAHPPLPKSPSESWLWRTLPSVSARYPILPSNLGTLVDLKREDPKTTSTNTKWETIVKSSHLHHDHVRYSQELILPSSQQPKT; this comes from the exons ATGGGggaaagaaaattgaatttcaATGCACCACTTCTGTCTGTGAGGCGATTTGCTTCACCCTCAGCATCTGAAGATAGAAGAAATAGGAAAATAATTGAGAATCCTCTGCCCAACAGACAACTTACTCTTCCTTTTTATCGATCAGAGTTTGATTTGGAGCAAGTAACAGAACCTGTTGCTGTTCCTTTTCGCTGGGAGAGGATCCCAGGAAGAGCCAAGGATAGCAGTGGACCTGGGCCTCAGCCTCCTGAGGAGGCCTCTGTTACTCCAAGGCTTCCTCCTGCAAGGTTTATCAATGCTATCAAAACACCTTTAGAAAAGGAATGTTACAATGCAGATAGATTAAGGTGTCAAGTTGAACCAAATTCTTTAAATGACAAGGAATGCTCCAAAGAGGGGATAAATGAGAAGGGGGATTTGGATTTGGAGGATGACGACGATGTTTATTCTGATGCACAAGACACCCTGTCTCCTACAGATTCATTCTCCATGAACTACAGTGCAAGTGGTCTGAGTGGGTCAGATGGTCCAGATGTGAAGCCTTCCGGAACATTCTCTACAGATCCACAAACTCGAGATTTTATGCTGAGTCGTTTCTTACCCGCAGCCAGGGCAATGGCTTTAGAACCACCTCAATATTCATCAAGGAAGCAAGGTGCTCCACTCGAGCAACCTAGAAAAGTTGAAAGAGTGGTTAGTGAGGATAGGAGGCTTTTGCTATATCAAAATCAGTCTGACATTATACCACTCTCTGGCCAAAATAAAGAGGAAGAACAAAGTGAAGATGAAGACAATGAGTTTGATGATCCTGGTTATAATTCAGCTAAAGGTTGTGGGCTATTCCCTCGATTATGCTTTAAGAATTCTTTGTCCCTCTTGAGTCCAGTGCCAGGGATGAAACTGAGGACTCTCACTCCTGTGCGTTCCACCCGTGACGTTGTAAGGCCAGGGAAAATGGCTCAATCTCACAGTCAAACTTCCCAAAAG CATGCTTGGAATGCTGTTGATAAGTCCAAATCTGACTGTGGAGTTCAATCGGTTGAGCTGCATAAGGTTGATAAAAAGCATATTAGTGAATCCAGTCGGTTAACACGGTCTGGAGAACTGCAAACAACAGGTAGGTTATCTCCAGACACACGTTCATGGGGTGCTGGAGTATCTCCCTACAGTCAAACTGCCCAAAAG CATGCTTGGAATGCTGTTGATAAGTCCAAATCTGACTGTGGAGTTCAATCGGCTGAACTGCATAAGGTTGATAAAAAGCATATTAGTGAATCCCGTCGGTTAACGCGGTCTGGAGAACTACAAACAACAGGTAGGTTATCTCCATACACACGTTCATGGGGTGCTGGAGTATCTCCCTACAGGAACAAAGCACCTCAGTCACCCTTTCGTGGATCAGTCAGTTTCCTTGGCATGCCCAAAGAAGTTGAGAACGTCAAAGCCAACAGGTTTAGTCAGCATACTGGAGGCAGCAACAAAAATAAGCAAGAATTAGGCTCAATGAACCCAGCAGTTGAGAAGACGTTGCATGTAGACACTGTAAATAATGCAGAAAAATCATGTTCAAATTCGAGCTCCTCAGTTACCCAGGGATGGATTCATCCTGCTGGCGAGTATCTGGACATTTCACCAGAGAGAAGAGGGTTGCAAGAAACTACTATTGCAGAATCCGGTTACCAAGATATACAATGCCTAAATATTGCAAATGAAGGGAGCATATTAGACCCCCTCGTGTCCATTGATGCTGATAAATCTTACGTGTCTAAAATATCACATCCAAAAGGCCAAGAAGTCACGATTGAGGACTCTGGACTGAATGAAGGATTTCATAGAAGATCTAGCTTGGAATGCTCAAAACTGACTACTGAAGGAAATCTAAATATCAGCAGTgataaaattcataaaacaGATGAGACAGGAACTGCTGATGCTAGTTTTGAACGGCCCCCTGCCCACCCTCCTTTGCCAAAGTCACCTTCTGAGTCTTGGCTTTGGCGTACGCTGCCTTCTGTTTCCGCGCGCTATCCGATTCTACCTTCAAATCTTGGCACTCTAGTGGATCTTAAAAGGGAGGATCCTAAGACAACCTCCACTAATACCAAGTGGGAAACCATTGTAAAATCCTCCCATTTGCATCATGATCATGTTCGTTATTCTCAG GAATTAATTCTTCCTAGTTCTCAGCAACCCAAAACTTAA